One Mesorhizobium loti genomic window carries:
- a CDS encoding bifunctional proline dehydrogenase/pyrroline-5-carboxylate dehydrogenase: protein MPLDTIRQQIRANYLPDEDEAVKRLAEATGLSGGDRDAISARAVDLVRAVRGSSDPRLMEVFLSAYGLSTKEGVALMCLAEALLRVPDTETMDDLIADKIAPHDWSAHSGGSSSIFVNASTWALMLTGRVLDEGEGGIEGTLRSMVRRLGEPVIRKAVAAAMREMGEQFVLGRTIAEAVKRGRPMTQKGYLYSFDMLGEAARTEADALRYLKAYADAISSLDSGSNGPDIRQNHGISVKLSALHPRYEVAQKEEMLPVMAERLLSLALAARHSRMGLNIDAEEADRLDLSLDVIERVLAEPELAGWNGFGVVVQAYGPRAAFVIDWLYALAKKYDRTIMVRLVKGAYWDTEIKRAQTLGLAGYPVFTRKANTDVSYMACAKKLLGMTDRIYPQFATHNAHTVAAILSMADNRDAFEFQRLHGMGEALHETVRQAEGTRCRIYAPVGAHSDLLAYLVRRLLENGANSSFVHQLTDEDVEPEDIARDPLETVEGQGSAANPAIARPSQIFGAGRRNSRGFDITDTVTLAAIDKARAAFAGPDRWHAKPITRAAGYGKQRPIVNPAKPDEVVGTVHEASAKQVAIAVRMAVEAQPAWAKRPVAERAAILNRAADLYEANAVEFFALATREAGKSLADGVAEVREAVDFLRYYAAEAANAEMGTQARGAIVCISPWNFPLAIFTGQIAAALVTGNSVIAKPAEQTPLIAFRAVELLREAGVPEDIVQLLPGDGPSVGAPLTADPRIAGVCFTGSTEVAKLIEKQLAESAAPDAMLIAETGGLNAMIVDSTALPEQAVRDILASAFQSAGQRCSALRVLYVQKDVEKKMLEMLKGAMEALNIGDPWRISTDVGPVIDDEAQASISDYCTKKGLEGRLIAKLEAPRDGRFVAPHVFRVKGIEEMDREVFGPVLHVATFDADEIDAVIAAINRKGYGLTFGLHTRIEGRVQHFVDGIHAGNIYVNRNQIGAVVGSQPFGGEGLSGTGPKAGGPHYLRRFRKGPEAGTEVGEGHKVTATELADNLPDPTLGGWSTRLDRIAILRKHLRGKGAAAIGAAAAIDFGQVDLPGPTGEANTLSLSPRGRVLCLGPDADTLLAQTIQALAAGNAVLAVAPGAPAALAALTGKGLPLAAIDGRPDPVEARSLRVDVVAFSGTPEAARIVRKVIAERSGPIVPLVSEVLNPAAYVHERAVCVDTTAAGGNASLLAAA from the coding sequence ATGCCGCTTGACACCATCCGCCAGCAGATCCGTGCCAACTATTTGCCTGACGAAGACGAGGCCGTGAAGCGGCTGGCCGAAGCGACAGGGCTCTCGGGTGGGGATCGCGATGCGATCTCGGCGCGCGCCGTGGATCTGGTACGGGCGGTGCGCGGATCGTCCGATCCAAGGCTGATGGAAGTCTTCCTCTCCGCCTACGGCCTTTCCACCAAGGAGGGCGTGGCGCTGATGTGCCTGGCCGAGGCGCTGCTGCGCGTGCCCGACACCGAGACGATGGACGATCTGATCGCCGACAAGATCGCGCCGCATGATTGGTCGGCGCATTCCGGCGGCTCGAGCTCGATCTTCGTTAACGCCTCGACCTGGGCGCTGATGCTGACCGGCCGTGTCCTCGACGAGGGCGAGGGCGGCATCGAAGGCACGCTGCGCTCGATGGTGCGCAGGCTGGGCGAGCCGGTGATCCGCAAGGCGGTGGCCGCCGCCATGCGCGAAATGGGCGAACAGTTCGTGCTCGGCCGCACCATCGCGGAGGCCGTCAAGCGCGGCCGGCCGATGACGCAGAAGGGCTATCTCTATTCCTTCGACATGCTGGGCGAGGCGGCCCGCACCGAGGCCGATGCGCTGCGCTACCTCAAGGCCTATGCCGATGCGATTTCGTCGCTCGATTCCGGCTCCAACGGCCCTGACATCCGCCAGAACCACGGCATCTCGGTCAAGCTCTCGGCGCTGCATCCGCGCTACGAGGTGGCGCAGAAGGAGGAGATGCTGCCCGTGATGGCCGAGCGGCTGCTGTCGCTGGCGCTCGCCGCTCGCCATTCGCGCATGGGCCTCAACATCGACGCCGAGGAAGCCGATCGCCTCGATCTGTCGCTCGACGTCATCGAACGCGTGCTGGCCGAGCCGGAACTCGCCGGCTGGAACGGTTTTGGCGTGGTGGTGCAAGCGTATGGGCCACGCGCGGCCTTCGTCATCGACTGGCTCTATGCACTGGCCAAGAAATACGACCGCACCATCATGGTCCGGCTGGTCAAGGGCGCCTATTGGGACACCGAGATCAAGCGCGCGCAGACGCTCGGGCTTGCCGGCTATCCCGTCTTCACCCGCAAGGCCAACACCGACGTTTCCTACATGGCTTGCGCGAAAAAACTGCTTGGCATGACCGACCGCATCTATCCGCAGTTCGCCACCCACAACGCCCACACCGTCGCCGCCATCCTGTCGATGGCTGATAATCGCGACGCCTTCGAGTTCCAGCGCCTGCATGGCATGGGCGAGGCGCTGCACGAGACGGTGCGCCAGGCCGAAGGCACGCGCTGCCGCATCTATGCGCCGGTCGGTGCGCATTCCGACCTGCTGGCCTATCTGGTGCGCCGGTTGCTGGAGAACGGCGCCAATTCCTCCTTCGTGCATCAGCTGACCGACGAGGACGTCGAGCCGGAGGACATCGCGCGTGATCCGCTCGAAACGGTGGAAGGCCAGGGCTCTGCCGCAAATCCGGCGATTGCCCGGCCGTCCCAGATCTTTGGTGCTGGTCGCCGCAACTCCAGGGGTTTTGACATCACCGATACGGTGACGCTGGCGGCGATCGACAAGGCCAGGGCGGCCTTTGCCGGACCGGATCGCTGGCACGCCAAGCCGATCACGCGGGCCGCCGGCTACGGTAAGCAGCGTCCAATCGTCAATCCGGCCAAGCCCGATGAAGTGGTCGGCACGGTTCACGAGGCGTCCGCCAAGCAGGTCGCGATCGCCGTGCGGATGGCAGTGGAAGCGCAACCGGCCTGGGCAAAGCGCCCCGTTGCCGAACGCGCCGCCATCCTCAACCGCGCCGCCGATCTCTATGAGGCCAATGCGGTCGAGTTCTTCGCGCTGGCCACCCGCGAGGCCGGCAAATCACTGGCCGACGGCGTCGCCGAAGTGCGCGAAGCCGTCGACTTCCTGCGCTACTACGCCGCCGAAGCGGCAAACGCCGAGATGGGCACGCAAGCGCGCGGCGCCATCGTCTGCATTTCGCCGTGGAACTTTCCTCTGGCCATCTTCACCGGCCAGATCGCGGCGGCACTCGTCACCGGCAATTCGGTGATCGCCAAGCCGGCCGAGCAGACGCCGCTGATCGCCTTCCGTGCCGTCGAGCTGCTGCGCGAGGCCGGTGTCCCGGAAGACATCGTCCAGCTGCTGCCCGGCGACGGCCCATCGGTCGGCGCGCCGCTGACCGCTGATCCGCGCATTGCCGGCGTCTGCTTCACCGGCTCGACCGAGGTCGCCAAGCTGATCGAAAAGCAGTTGGCCGAAAGTGCCGCGCCCGACGCCATGCTGATCGCCGAGACCGGCGGCCTCAACGCCATGATCGTCGATTCCACCGCGCTGCCCGAGCAGGCGGTGCGCGATATACTGGCCTCGGCCTTCCAGAGTGCCGGCCAGCGCTGCTCGGCGCTGCGCGTGCTCTACGTGCAGAAGGACGTCGAGAAGAAGATGCTGGAGATGCTGAAGGGCGCCATGGAGGCGCTCAATATCGGCGACCCGTGGCGGATTTCGACCGACGTCGGCCCAGTCATCGATGATGAGGCGCAAGCCTCGATCAGTGACTATTGCACGAAGAAGGGTCTTGAAGGCCGGCTGATCGCCAAGCTCGAGGCGCCGAGGGACGGCCGCTTCGTCGCGCCGCATGTCTTCAGGGTCAAGGGCATCGAGGAGATGGACCGAGAAGTCTTCGGCCCGGTGCTGCATGTCGCGACCTTCGACGCCGATGAGATCGACGCGGTGATCGCCGCCATCAACCGCAAAGGCTATGGCCTGACTTTTGGCCTGCACACCCGCATCGAAGGCCGCGTCCAGCATTTCGTCGACGGCATCCATGCCGGCAACATCTATGTCAACCGTAACCAGATCGGCGCCGTCGTCGGCTCGCAGCCCTTTGGCGGCGAGGGGCTGTCCGGCACCGGGCCAAAGGCCGGCGGCCCGCATTATCTGCGCCGCTTCCGCAAGGGACCGGAAGCCGGCACGGAAGTTGGCGAGGGCCACAAGGTGACGGCGACCGAGCTGGCCGACAATCTGCCCGATCCCACGCTCGGCGGCTGGTCGACGCGCCTGGACCGGATCGCCATCCTGAGGAAGCACCTGCGCGGCAAGGGCGCCGCCGCCATTGGCGCCGCCGCTGCAATCGATTTCGGCCAGGTCGACCTGCCCGGACCGACCGGCGAGGCCAACACGCTGTCGCTGTCGCCGCGCGGCCGCGTGCTGTGCCTAGGGCCGGATGCCGACACGCTGCTTGCCCAGACGATCCAGGCGCTTGCAGCCGGCAATGCGGTGCTGGCCGTCGCACCGGGCGCACCGGCGGCTCTCGCCGCATTGACGGGCAAAGGACTGCCTTTGGCTGCGATCGACGGACGTCCCGATCCGGTCGAGGCCCGCTCGCTGCGCGTCGATGTCGTCGCTTTTTCGGGCACGCCGGAAGCTGCGCGCATCGTGCGCAAGGTCATTGCCGAGCGCTCAGGCCCGATCGTGCCGCTGGTCAGCGAGGTGCTCAATCCGGCGGCCTATGTGCATGAGCGGGCCGTCTGCGTCGACACGACCGCCGCGGGCGGCAATGCCAGCCTGCTCGCTGCGGCATAA
- a CDS encoding proline dehydrogenase transcriptional activator protein — protein sequence MISVAEDQLDRIDRNILAALASDGRLSMSELAAKVGLSKTPVQARVKRLEKDGYIRGYQAIIDRERMGEGHVAFVQVKLSDTRSAALDAFNRSVQAVPEIEQCHMMASSFDYLLKVRTRDIAAYRRVLGERISALPHVAQTSTFVAMETVKDR from the coding sequence ATGATTTCGGTGGCAGAAGACCAATTGGACCGCATCGACCGGAACATCCTGGCCGCGCTGGCAAGCGATGGCCGGCTTTCCATGTCGGAACTGGCGGCAAAGGTCGGCCTGTCCAAGACGCCGGTGCAGGCACGGGTGAAGCGGTTGGAGAAGGATGGCTATATCAGGGGCTATCAGGCGATCATCGACCGCGAGCGCATGGGCGAAGGCCATGTCGCCTTCGTCCAGGTCAAACTGTCCGACACCCGCTCCGCCGCCCTCGACGCTTTCAACCGGTCGGTGCAGGCCGTGCCGGAGATCGAGCAGTGCCACATGATGGCGTCGAGCTTCGACTATTTGCTCAAGGTCCGTACAAGGGATATCGCCGCCTACCGCCGCGTGCTCGGCGAGCGCATTTCCGCCCTGCCTCACGTCGCCCAGACCTCGACCTTCGTGGCGATGGAGACGGTGAAGGATCGCTGA
- a CDS encoding methylamine utilization protein, with product MKRLFCFLALMVAVILGGCGKPDFSDAERKTIASLALNTLPALKPDTTNRFADVPAAAALGSTLFFDLGMSRDGTVSCSTCHKIDRQFQDDLPQAVGVGRTNRRTMPLAGVARDPWFFWDGRRDSLWAQALTPLENPLEQAGNRAAYAHYIKARFGERYERIFGPLPDFSGIPLNASPLGNDAEKAAWNTMSDAQRDAINRVYANIGKAIAAFERSIEPSQTRFDRFALDLATGAEPKGDAVFTREEILGLKLFIGKANCVTCHNGPRFTDNGFHNTGVPPVADLPPDRGRVDAVAQIKADPFNCFGAYRDGDVAACGELRFMVKDAPQLIRAYKTPSLRGAATRPPYMHAGQFSTLDEVVAHYAKAAPSVEGTSEIHPLQLSDRERAALVAFLKTLSE from the coding sequence ATGAAGCGCCTTTTCTGCTTTCTGGCGCTGATGGTGGCCGTCATCCTTGGCGGCTGCGGTAAGCCGGATTTTTCCGACGCCGAGAGGAAGACCATCGCCTCGCTGGCCTTGAACACGCTGCCGGCGCTGAAGCCCGACACCACCAACCGCTTTGCCGACGTGCCGGCCGCCGCGGCGCTTGGCTCGACGCTGTTCTTCGATCTCGGCATGAGCCGCGATGGCACGGTGTCGTGCTCGACCTGCCACAAAATCGACCGGCAGTTCCAGGACGACCTGCCGCAAGCGGTCGGCGTCGGCCGCACCAACCGGCGCACCATGCCGCTGGCGGGCGTGGCGCGCGACCCATGGTTCTTCTGGGACGGCCGCCGCGACAGCCTGTGGGCGCAGGCGCTGACGCCGCTGGAAAACCCGCTGGAACAGGCGGGAAACCGTGCCGCCTACGCGCACTACATCAAGGCGCGCTTCGGCGAACGCTATGAGCGCATTTTCGGGCCGCTGCCCGATTTTTCCGGCATTCCGTTGAATGCCAGTCCGCTTGGAAACGATGCCGAGAAGGCTGCCTGGAATACAATGAGCGATGCGCAGCGCGACGCCATCAACCGCGTCTATGCCAATATAGGCAAGGCGATCGCCGCCTTCGAACGCTCGATCGAGCCGTCGCAGACGCGCTTCGACCGCTTTGCGCTCGACCTTGCAACCGGCGCCGAGCCGAAGGGCGATGCGGTCTTTACGCGGGAAGAGATCCTTGGGCTGAAACTGTTCATCGGCAAGGCCAATTGCGTGACCTGTCACAACGGCCCGCGCTTCACCGACAACGGTTTTCACAATACGGGCGTGCCGCCTGTCGCGGATCTGCCGCCGGATCGCGGGCGTGTCGATGCGGTGGCACAGATCAAGGCCGATCCATTCAATTGCTTCGGCGCCTATCGCGACGGCGACGTCGCCGCTTGCGGCGAGCTGCGCTTCATGGTCAAGGATGCACCGCAACTGATCCGCGCCTACAAGACGCCATCGCTGCGCGGCGCGGCGACGCGGCCGCCCTACATGCATGCCGGGCAGTTTTCGACGCTCGACGAGGTGGTGGCGCATTACGCCAAGGCGGCGCCGAGCGTCGAGGGGACATCCGAGATCCATCCGCTGCAGCTGTCGGACCGCGAGCGCGCGGCGCTGGTGGCGTTTTTGAAGACGCTGTCGGAGTAG
- a CDS encoding auxin-binding protein gives MASIWRYLLAGLGLAALLVGVLAVVYLTAPQSAQLAGPDVSRTKKTDNGLYMASFVPERGVVRQGELESWLLTLKTKTGASVERAAIAISGGMPQHNHGLPTSPQVTDYLGEGRYRIEGLKFTMSGWWQLRFAISSGAGSDTVLFNVVL, from the coding sequence TTGGCATCGATATGGCGTTATCTCTTGGCGGGTCTTGGTCTGGCTGCGCTGCTGGTCGGCGTTCTCGCGGTCGTCTATCTGACGGCGCCGCAGTCGGCGCAACTTGCCGGCCCGGATGTCTCGCGGACGAAGAAAACCGACAACGGGCTGTACATGGCGAGCTTCGTGCCGGAACGGGGCGTGGTGCGGCAGGGCGAACTGGAATCCTGGCTGCTGACCCTGAAAACAAAGACGGGGGCTTCGGTGGAGCGCGCCGCGATCGCCATCTCCGGCGGCATGCCGCAACACAATCACGGCCTGCCGACCAGCCCACAGGTGACCGATTACCTAGGCGAGGGCCGCTACCGCATCGAGGGGCTGAAATTCACCATGAGCGGCTGGTGGCAACTTCGTTTCGCCATCTCGTCCGGCGCCGGCTCCGACACGGTGCTGTTCAACGTGGTGCTGTGA
- a CDS encoding 2-dehydro-3-deoxygluconokinase, giving the protein MAGNGVASIGECMLELSGQTGPNWRMGFAGDTFNTLWALHALSGDRPATYVSAFGDDPFSQGQIGFFAENGIGIGSSPVIPGARPGLYAITLTGAERSFTYWRGDAAARQLASDPTALSKSLENQALVYFSGITLAILDDAARKTLLAAVAKARAAGSLIAFDPNYRPRLWRNRESAQAAIVEALGVTDIALPTFPDEQMLFGDETPQATAERLGQWVGEIVVKNGEQPALIAENGTLNSVSAIHVAAPVDTTGAGDSFNGGYLAARLAGLGPQEAARRAHRVAAAVVQVRGALAPFETLRAAFEN; this is encoded by the coding sequence ATGGCGGGAAACGGCGTCGCCTCGATCGGCGAATGCATGCTCGAACTGTCGGGCCAGACCGGCCCGAACTGGCGCATGGGTTTTGCCGGCGACACGTTCAACACGCTGTGGGCCCTGCACGCGTTGAGCGGAGACCGTCCGGCAACCTATGTCTCGGCCTTCGGCGACGACCCCTTCTCGCAAGGCCAGATCGGCTTCTTCGCCGAAAACGGCATCGGCATCGGTTCCAGTCCGGTGATACCGGGCGCGCGCCCCGGCCTCTATGCCATCACGCTGACCGGCGCTGAGCGCTCCTTCACCTACTGGCGCGGCGACGCGGCGGCCCGGCAGCTCGCCTCGGATCCCACGGCATTGTCGAAAAGCTTGGAAAATCAGGCACTTGTGTACTTTTCCGGAATCACTTTGGCAATTCTGGACGATGCCGCGCGCAAAACACTGCTGGCGGCTGTGGCCAAGGCGCGTGCGGCGGGCTCGTTGATCGCCTTCGATCCCAATTACCGGCCACGGCTTTGGCGCAACCGCGAAAGCGCGCAGGCGGCCATCGTCGAGGCACTTGGCGTCACCGACATCGCCCTGCCGACCTTCCCCGACGAACAGATGCTGTTTGGTGATGAGACACCGCAGGCGACCGCGGAGCGGCTTGGACAATGGGTCGGCGAAATCGTCGTCAAGAACGGCGAGCAGCCGGCGCTGATTGCCGAAAACGGAACGCTAAACAGCGTCTCCGCGATCCATGTCGCGGCCCCCGTCGACACCACCGGCGCCGGCGATTCCTTTAATGGCGGCTATCTGGCGGCCCGGCTTGCCGGCCTTGGCCCACAGGAAGCCGCCCGCCGGGCCCACCGCGTCGCCGCCGCCGTGGTGCAGGTCCGCGGCGCGCTGGCGCCATTCGAGACATTGCGGGCGGCGTTCGAAAACTAG
- a CDS encoding aldose 1-epimerase → MTMKDGEVFGTTQAGEPVRRFTIRGGGLTANIIGLGAIIQDLHLTGHDAPLVLGYNTLQAYEADNAFFGAVVGRYANRIRDGRFTIGGNRYQTEQNFLGRHTLHGGSQGYSHRPWTVSLHGRDFVTLTLHDPDGAMGFPGALDVTCTYRLKIPGTLSVELTATCEEPTLCNLTQHSYFNLDDGGAGDILDHRMMLNAGAYLPVDSDMIPTGVVKPVDGTPFDFRQARPLRMETEGEQLPYDQNFCLASTRGPLRQAAWTQGASSGVEMEVWTTEPGVQLYTGQYVTPRKGLEGRDYKAFSGFCLEPQIWPDAPNRSYFPQATLWPGAIYHHVTEYRFRLP, encoded by the coding sequence ATGACGATGAAGGACGGCGAGGTTTTCGGCACGACGCAGGCGGGCGAGCCGGTGCGCCGCTTCACCATCAGGGGCGGCGGCCTCACCGCCAATATCATCGGCCTCGGCGCCATCATCCAGGATTTGCACCTGACCGGCCATGATGCGCCGCTGGTGCTCGGCTACAACACTCTGCAAGCCTACGAAGCCGACAACGCCTTCTTCGGCGCGGTGGTTGGCCGCTATGCCAATCGCATCCGCGACGGCCGCTTTACCATTGGCGGCAACCGCTACCAGACCGAACAAAATTTCCTCGGCAGGCATACGCTGCATGGCGGCTCGCAGGGCTATTCGCACCGGCCATGGACGGTTTCGCTGCATGGCAGGGATTTCGTCACGCTGACGCTGCACGATCCGGACGGCGCGATGGGTTTTCCCGGCGCGCTCGACGTCACTTGCACCTACCGGCTGAAGATTCCCGGCACGCTCAGCGTCGAACTGACGGCAACCTGCGAGGAGCCGACGCTGTGCAATCTCACCCAGCACTCCTATTTCAACCTCGATGATGGCGGCGCCGGCGACATTCTCGACCACAGGATGATGCTGAACGCAGGGGCCTATCTGCCTGTCGACAGCGATATGATCCCGACCGGCGTGGTCAAGCCGGTCGACGGCACGCCCTTCGACTTCCGCCAGGCGCGGCCGCTGCGCATGGAGACCGAGGGCGAGCAGCTTCCCTATGACCAGAATTTCTGCCTTGCTTCGACACGCGGGCCGCTTCGGCAAGCAGCATGGACGCAAGGGGCGAGCTCCGGCGTCGAGATGGAGGTCTGGACCACGGAGCCCGGCGTCCAGCTCTATACCGGTCAGTATGTGACGCCGCGCAAGGGGCTGGAAGGCCGGGACTACAAGGCATTTTCCGGCTTCTGCCTGGAGCCGCAAATATGGCCGGATGCACCGAACCGGTCGTATTTCCCGCAGGCGACGCTGTGGCCGGGCGCGATCTATCACCACGTGACGGAATATCGTTTCCGCCTGCCATAG
- a CDS encoding succinate-semialdehyde dehydrogenase, with amino-acid sequence MLQKTSHFMRQANLINGEWVQADNGQTVDVNNPATGLKIGTVPKSGKAETRRAIEAADAAFKSWRKTTALERSKLLRKLHDAMMDNQDVLAELLTIEQGKSLFESKGEIGSAAAYILWFAEEGRRTYGDVVPSPWADRRILVTKEPVGVIAAITPWNFPSSMLARKLGPALAAGCTAVVKPASQTPYSGLAWGALAEEVGFPKGVVNILTGSASEIGDEICANPLVSKITFTGSTEVGKLLIQKSSVTVKKVSMELGGNAPFIVFDDADIERAVAGAITAKYRNSGQTCVCTNRFLVQAGVYDKFVEKLAAASNGLKVGSGLEEGVQQGPLIDEKAVEKVEELIADATSKGGKVVAGGKRHALGGSFFQPTVIADATPKMRFMKEEIFGPVAPVFKFETEAEAIALANDTEFGLACYFYTGDLGRAFRVMEGLKYGMVGVNEGLITTPEAPFGGVKESGLGKEGGHQGIEDYLDTKYVCIGGLGL; translated from the coding sequence ATGCTTCAGAAAACCAGCCATTTCATGCGGCAGGCCAATCTCATCAACGGCGAATGGGTGCAGGCCGATAACGGCCAGACGGTCGACGTCAACAACCCCGCGACCGGCCTGAAGATCGGCACCGTGCCGAAGTCGGGCAAAGCCGAAACCCGCCGCGCCATCGAGGCCGCGGACGCCGCCTTCAAGTCGTGGCGCAAGACGACCGCGCTCGAGCGCTCGAAGCTGCTGCGCAAATTGCACGACGCGATGATGGACAACCAGGATGTGCTGGCCGAACTCTTGACCATCGAGCAGGGCAAATCGCTGTTCGAATCGAAGGGCGAGATCGGTTCGGCCGCGGCCTACATCCTGTGGTTCGCCGAGGAAGGCCGCCGCACCTATGGCGACGTCGTGCCGTCGCCGTGGGCGGACCGCCGCATCCTGGTGACCAAGGAGCCGGTCGGCGTCATCGCCGCCATCACGCCGTGGAATTTCCCGTCCTCGATGCTGGCCCGCAAGCTCGGTCCCGCACTTGCCGCCGGCTGCACCGCCGTGGTGAAGCCTGCCTCGCAGACGCCTTACTCGGGCTTGGCCTGGGGTGCGCTCGCCGAGGAAGTCGGCTTCCCCAAGGGCGTCGTCAACATCCTGACCGGATCGGCCAGCGAGATCGGCGACGAGATCTGCGCCAATCCGCTGGTGTCGAAGATCACCTTCACCGGATCGACCGAGGTCGGCAAGTTGCTCATCCAGAAGTCGTCGGTCACCGTGAAGAAAGTGTCGATGGAGTTGGGCGGCAACGCGCCGTTCATCGTCTTCGACGACGCCGACATTGAGCGGGCCGTCGCCGGCGCGATCACCGCCAAGTACCGCAATTCCGGCCAGACCTGCGTCTGCACCAACCGTTTCCTCGTCCAGGCCGGCGTCTATGACAAGTTCGTCGAGAAGCTCGCCGCGGCCAGCAACGGGTTGAAGGTTGGCTCCGGCCTCGAAGAGGGTGTGCAGCAGGGACCGCTGATCGACGAGAAGGCGGTCGAGAAGGTCGAGGAACTGATCGCCGACGCCACCTCAAAGGGCGGCAAGGTCGTCGCCGGCGGCAAGCGTCATGCGCTCGGCGGTTCGTTCTTCCAGCCGACGGTCATCGCCGACGCCACGCCCAAGATGCGCTTCATGAAGGAAGAGATCTTTGGGCCGGTCGCTCCAGTGTTCAAGTTCGAGACCGAAGCGGAAGCAATAGCGCTCGCCAATGATACCGAATTCGGGCTCGCCTGCTATTTCTACACCGGCGATCTCGGCCGCGCGTTCCGCGTCATGGAAGGCCTGAAATACGGCATGGTCGGCGTCAATGAAGGCCTCATCACCACGCCGGAAGCGCCATTCGGCGGCGTCAAGGAATCAGGCCTCGGCAAGGAAGGCGGACATCAGGGCATCGAGGATTACCTCGATACCAAATATGTCTGTATCGGCGGCCTCGGCCTCTGA
- a CDS encoding mdcF malonate transporter yields MSPLTETVLFVFSLVALGYLAGLTGYLRPASGEGISDFAVSVAMPLLLFQTMVNADFHGVAPWPLWGAYFTAVAITWAAGHLVTTRIFGRDARAGVVGGVSSAYSNVVLLGAPFILGIFGPSGFEVLSLLVSVHLPVMMMASIVLFEMFGRGGGEHVHPLRVLRSFLRRLFINPLIIGILLGLAWRLSGVPLPGLVMRLVDALADTAGPVALFAMGLSLRRFGVSGNVRPALALSALKLFLMPALVLAFVWLLGLPPMTAKVAVVVAALPSGINSYLIAVQFNTGQALASNQMTIATACAAVTTAFWLTVVVHVFG; encoded by the coding sequence ATGTCTCCGCTTACAGAAACCGTCCTATTCGTCTTCAGCCTCGTGGCGCTCGGCTATCTCGCCGGGTTGACCGGCTATCTCAGGCCGGCGAGCGGCGAGGGGATATCTGACTTCGCGGTCTCGGTGGCGATGCCGCTGCTTCTGTTCCAGACGATGGTGAATGCCGATTTCCACGGCGTCGCACCTTGGCCGCTGTGGGGGGCTTATTTCACGGCGGTGGCGATCACCTGGGCCGCAGGCCATCTCGTTACCACGCGGATCTTCGGACGCGATGCCCGTGCCGGCGTCGTCGGCGGCGTGTCGTCGGCCTATTCCAATGTGGTGCTGCTCGGCGCTCCCTTCATTCTTGGCATATTCGGCCCAAGCGGTTTCGAAGTGCTGTCGCTGCTGGTCTCGGTGCATCTGCCGGTCATGATGATGGCCTCGATCGTGCTGTTCGAGATGTTCGGCCGCGGCGGTGGCGAACATGTCCATCCGTTGCGGGTGCTGCGCAGTTTCCTGCGGCGGCTGTTCATCAACCCGCTGATTATCGGCATTCTGCTCGGGCTTGCGTGGCGGTTGAGCGGGGTGCCGCTGCCCGGCCTCGTTATGCGATTGGTCGATGCGCTGGCTGACACGGCAGGGCCGGTGGCGCTGTTTGCCATGGGGCTCAGCCTGCGCCGCTTCGGCGTTTCCGGCAATGTCCGGCCGGCGCTGGCGCTTTCGGCGCTGAAACTGTTCCTGATGCCGGCGCTGGTTCTTGCCTTTGTCTGGCTGCTCGGCCTGCCGCCGATGACGGCCAAGGTGGCGGTCGTGGTCGCGGCACTGCCGTCCGGCATCAATTCCTACCTTATCGCCGTGCAGTTCAACACTGGCCAGGCACTGGCATCGAACCAGATGACCATCGCCACCGCCTGCGCCGCCGTCACCACGGCCTTCTGGCTGACGGTGGTGGTTCATGTCTTTGGTTAG